The segment AAAATTGGAGGAGTGGGTTACAGGTGAAGGTATAGGAAGCTCTAGAAAGGGTATGGCAGACCCTATAATGGCAGGAGATGTAAAGACTAACAACTTGGGAGTTGGGGCTTCTGCTCCAGGAGAAGTTAACCCTGAGGATGATATATACGAGCAGTACAAGAAGCGAATGATGCTGGGTTACAAACACAGACCCAATCCACTGGTACTTTCACGTATCTTTTagctcagttttttttttttgtaatagtaCTTTACTCACCTTTTGTCTCAATTGTTCTACAGGGAAATCCGAGGAAAGCTTATTATTAAGAACCATTCAATCTGCTGCAGACAATCATGAGCTCATGAGCTATCTCTCACCCCCCCCCCACCAAGCCCCAGCTGTTATTtgctttttatattaaaatataatgttCCAAGTTCTTATAGTACTCTGATAAATTGAAGTGTTTGTTTGAACTGGATTTGCTTGCAAAAAGATCTCTACCAGTTGGGATTGGAGTTGACTGAGATCtctattcttatatttttataaatgtttttaaagtcTGGGACAATAATACTCTCAACAGCGTATTTATTAGAGTGAAAgataaatgagaaaaaaagaaagaaaagatgatAGGTTGGTGCTAGACTTCTAGTTAATGATATCGCAAGGAGGGAAATTTGCAGAGCATCTCTGAGGAAGCTGAAGAGCCATGGAGCGGTCAATGCCTGATAGTGGAGGTCCATTGGCGAGGAGGCAAAGGCAAGGGCGACCAAGTGTGACAACTGCAGAGCAACATGACTGGGTCGGTGGGATTGGGCTGAAAGGAGCCACTGCTGCTCTACACGGTATCAGCTGAACCAGTGCTGAGAAGAATGTTCTGCTGCATCCTCCCACTTCTTCCTCGGGTAACATCGGTGGAGGTGGTTGCTGGTCCTCGAGCTGTGCAGTGACTATGGTAAGAACCGTTATGGTCATGAGCAGTGCCATAGCTAACCCAACTCTCATGGCTTTCATCACGTAAACAATAATAGTGTAGTGGGATGATGCATGATGCAACGAGCTGATGATGCTTCTTTATACTATGAAGGGGTGTCATATCATGCTGTGTAGCACCTCTCTCCTACCTCACAACCCAAATAAGCCTCACGGTTACGGCGTGTGTGTCTCACTCTTAGAGTTTTAATCTTCGGTCAAGCTTTACAACATCCATTTACCAACATTCACTGGTGGTAGTATAGTTAACTTTCGGTAGAATAAAAACTGAAAGCTATACTTTTGTTAGCATAATGTGGGAATATGAATTGTTGTGTCATTGATGAACGATATACTGAGATATAAATATAATGTGGCTAGTGTGCTATgtcttttattatttataaagcaTTGATGCATGTAAGTTCCAAAGGTTAGTTTAGTATTCATAAACGTGGAAAGTAGACTTTTTAATCTGTAAAAAACAGTCCTTTACAGACTGTAACAGACACATGACAAAACCAGTAGTTGTACAGCAGAAAGGATTAAGACATCACTACCACATACTTAAGTGAGCTGGCCCACCACAAcccaagaaacaaaaaatcGAAACCGCATCGGTACTAACTGAGAGACCACCGGTTCCTCGTACCATCAAATCAAACCCATTGCTACTGTCGTCTGTATGAGGAATCTTAATTAACGTTTTTAATTACACATGACTAGCAATAAACTACGCAatcatcataaaaaaaaaaagaaaagcccATAGAAGGCCCAAAAATAACAAAAGCCCAAAAAGAGTGACTGGTTCCTCTCTCCAGCTAACTCAACTCAAGCTTCTAATAAAGAGTCAGCAAAATCATCAGCCGCCTGCCTCTTCTATCACTTTCAACCCTCCTTAAACCTCATCTCTCCTCCGTCGTCTCCGCCGCCGCCGTCATCCCATTTCTCTTTGCCCCCTCAAGGTAACTCCTTTAGATCCTCTACTAAAACCCCCTTTAATTACCCTTTTTGCTATATCTCCTTTTTGATTTCGCATCCgcgacttttttttgtttacccTTTATTGATTCTGGTGCTCCTTTATCTCTGTTTCCGTAAAAAAATGAATGAGATTCTCAAATTCAATCGTTCTTGCTTCATATCCGCATGTTTATTCGACCCTTTACTTTTTTTGCTTATGCTAATTCACTAGATAATTTTATCTCTCTTTAGGTGAAATGGCTGGGAAGTCGAACAAGTCAAAGGCCAAGAGAGCTGCGGCTCAGAGCTCTGCTGCTAATCCCACTGACTCTGCTCCTCAATCCGATGTTCCTGCTGCTCCTGCACCTGCCTCTGTTCCTGATAATGGAACCGTTGATAATGCTGTTGAAGCTACCGTCCCTGAAACCAATGAAGTTCCTCCTCCGGTTCCTAACGCTGACGATAGCGAATCACAAGCAGTAGCAGCAAGTAACGATGATCAACCTAAACAAGGT is part of the Brassica rapa cultivar Chiifu-401-42 chromosome A09, CAAS_Brap_v3.01, whole genome shotgun sequence genome and harbors:
- the LOC103841147 gene encoding putative lipid-transfer protein DIR1 is translated as MKAMRVGLAMALLMTITVLTIVTAQLEDQQPPPPMLPEEEVGGCSRTFFSALVQLIPCRAAVAPFSPIPPTQSCCSAVVTLGRPCLCLLANGPPLSGIDRSMALQLPQRCSANFPPCDIIN